In Croceicoccus sp. Ery15, a genomic segment contains:
- the epsC gene encoding serine O-acetyltransferase EpsC → MFDRLIAYLDSVAERDPSPRSRWEVLLYPGVLALGMHRIAHWFYGGGLFFLARFVNHTARFLTAIDIHPGAKIGRNFFIDHGFSVIGETAEIGDNVTIYQCVTLGGTNPTNGIPGKRHPTLLDGVIVGSGAQIIGPVTIGERARIGAAAVVIEDVPEGATMIGQKARSTLVAAETYQKRFMPYGTPCKDPCEPAMPRMDELEEQIATLKAEIDRLRAAKGQGPLPMPERKVEPAPAGEEIIDEVGNG, encoded by the coding sequence ATGTTTGACCGGCTGATCGCCTATCTCGACTCCGTGGCGGAACGCGATCCCTCGCCCCGATCGCGCTGGGAAGTGTTGCTGTATCCGGGCGTTCTGGCGCTGGGCATGCACCGGATCGCGCACTGGTTCTATGGCGGCGGGCTGTTCTTTCTGGCGCGCTTTGTGAACCATACCGCGCGTTTTCTGACCGCGATCGACATTCATCCGGGTGCGAAAATCGGCCGGAATTTCTTTATCGACCACGGGTTCAGCGTGATCGGCGAAACCGCCGAAATCGGCGATAATGTCACGATCTATCAATGCGTGACCCTGGGCGGCACCAACCCCACAAACGGCATTCCGGGCAAGCGGCATCCGACCCTGCTCGACGGGGTGATCGTGGGGTCGGGCGCGCAGATCATCGGCCCCGTCACCATCGGCGAGCGCGCACGCATCGGCGCCGCTGCCGTGGTGATCGAGGATGTGCCCGAAGGCGCGACCATGATCGGGCAAAAGGCGCGTTCGACGCTGGTGGCGGCGGAAACCTATCAAAAGCGGTTCATGCCCTATGGCACGCCCTGCAAGGACCCGTGCGAACCGGCGATGCCCCGCATGGACGAACTGGAAGAGCAGATCGCCACGCTGAAGGCCGAGATCGACCGGCTGCGCGCTGCCAAGGGACAGGGGCCGCTGCCAATGCCCGAGCGCAAGGTAGAGCCCGCGCCTGCCGGTGAAGAGATCATCGACGAGGTGGGCAACGGATGA
- a CDS encoding FadR/GntR family transcriptional regulator, translating into MTGTRLYQSIAEQIAQLIDDGAFPPGTRLPGEREMAERLGVSRVTIREAEIALQAVGRLEIKTGSGVYVSERQPELMGALPGASAFEVTEARLLIESEAAALAAHNITEEGIETLEKLVEDMRSSDEKISNEADEKFHLTIAKASNNAAILHTIQTLWRMREDIPDVKATYESVCVHDADTRTEEHRAVFDALKNRDAVAARAAMREHFHRLLQAMLDATEQQALEELRKRASESRERFTTAQKIG; encoded by the coding sequence ATGACTGGAACAAGACTATACCAATCGATCGCCGAGCAGATCGCTCAGCTGATCGACGACGGCGCCTTCCCGCCCGGCACCCGCTTGCCGGGAGAGCGCGAAATGGCCGAACGGCTGGGCGTCAGCCGCGTCACCATCCGCGAGGCAGAGATTGCGCTTCAGGCCGTGGGCAGGCTTGAGATCAAGACCGGATCGGGCGTGTATGTCAGCGAGCGTCAGCCAGAGCTGATGGGGGCACTGCCCGGCGCGTCGGCATTCGAAGTGACCGAGGCCCGCCTGCTGATCGAATCCGAAGCGGCGGCGCTGGCGGCGCATAACATCACCGAAGAAGGCATCGAAACGCTTGAAAAGCTTGTCGAAGACATGCGGTCGAGCGACGAGAAGATTTCGAACGAGGCGGACGAGAAATTCCACCTGACCATCGCCAAGGCATCGAATAATGCGGCGATCCTTCACACGATCCAGACCTTGTGGCGCATGCGCGAGGATATTCCGGACGTGAAGGCCACCTATGAATCGGTGTGCGTCCACGATGCCGACACCCGCACAGAGGAACACCGCGCCGTGTTCGACGCGTTGAAGAACCGCGATGCGGTCGCCGCGCGGGCAGCGATGCGCGAACATTTCCACCGGCTGTTGCAGGCCATGCTCGACGCGACCGAGCAGCAGGCTTTGGAGGAATTGCGCAAGCGTGCATCGGAAAGCCGCGAACGCTTTACCACCGCGCAAAAAATTGGTTAG
- a CDS encoding TonB-dependent receptor, with product MRRHFARAGKSSVQSVLLAGTALALVAAPEAQAQDAEEPQTDDEVIVVSGIRATIQGSIAEKRDNDLIFDALAADEIGDLPALSIAEALETLTGASSHRENGGATEISIRGLGPFLSSTTINGRAATNGSGDRSVNFSQFPSELFNKVGIYKTQSASLIEGGVAGQITLETVKPIDYGKTRVQGEFKLNVNPDNLDIEEDQRFQDLGYRATLSYIDQFQLGDGELGISLGYSRNSSTNPEQEAAISNTLNYCSNVPGSGTGVFGSGNCNTDRPDTAGTEDYVIAQNGYSYRQNITEDERDSFFAALQMQPGPGVDINLDFQYSKRDFREKRHDLNFSEGRRIDGVGDAFGLDYDLITGPYGELYQFTGETSIESNSEYFERREDYYGGGLNFEVEATDRLTFSGDVSYSETKRIEEATQVRMRIRDGEDIFGNEDQYPLAYQSNGSSTDDRVETAYLIAQNGSQIPNFVVLGFDPDNYDLYRDNARVRYDLESDRFNSIFSWRGDLNYEFDGFLKSVQGGVRFQELKYSDVPGASTGTSRIENVYSNEALAIANQACRTAFPESGFLSSVSGGNPLVTIVDENGNVTGSTNTFATWDALCLAQTLEANDPSGLIEFDENAVPIYPDGSFDSIQNSDVREKTKAVYLQANFDGDLGGLPVLGNFGVRVVETTVSSKGFRGALTAEFDDVTGELLSISEDQSTLSEVKASNSYTEFLPSFNLTAEFQPDLLGRFAVYRAMSRPDPSSMSYGRTFNALAEGDTPIYSIEDAIGTANATGNPFSDPLMSWNADVAVEWYPDADSILAVGAYYKSFNGGFETVGRYETFTVDGQDLQTLVTTTNTTDDTSTIWGFEVTAAHRLAWLPQPLDGLGFKLSYNFADSNFEFEDDTLGAITTVNPDGTTTVSEGLIPPANIFGLSKHVLSAQAFYEIGNLELQGVYKYRSSYFQQFVSTPGRVRYVDDTGVFEARISYKLTDNIRLSAEGLNLFNEPRTDYRGTTNNISQVLSYGPRYYFGVRARF from the coding sequence ATGCGTCGCCATTTCGCGCGTGCCGGAAAATCATCAGTTCAGTCGGTCCTGCTGGCCGGAACCGCTCTGGCGCTGGTTGCAGCGCCCGAGGCGCAGGCGCAGGACGCGGAAGAACCGCAGACCGATGACGAGGTTATCGTCGTTTCGGGCATCCGCGCGACCATTCAGGGCTCGATTGCGGAAAAGCGCGATAATGATCTGATCTTCGACGCGCTGGCAGCCGATGAAATCGGTGATCTGCCTGCCCTTTCCATCGCAGAGGCGCTGGAAACGCTGACGGGTGCCAGCTCGCACCGCGAAAACGGCGGCGCGACCGAAATCTCGATCCGCGGGCTTGGGCCGTTCCTCAGCTCGACCACCATCAACGGGCGCGCGGCCACCAATGGCAGCGGCGACCGATCGGTCAATTTCAGCCAGTTCCCTTCGGAGCTGTTCAACAAGGTCGGCATCTACAAGACCCAGTCGGCCAGCCTGATCGAGGGCGGCGTGGCGGGCCAGATCACTCTGGAGACGGTCAAGCCGATCGATTACGGCAAGACCCGCGTGCAGGGCGAATTCAAGCTGAACGTCAATCCCGACAACCTCGACATCGAAGAGGATCAGCGGTTTCAGGACCTCGGCTATCGCGCCACGCTGAGCTATATCGACCAGTTCCAGCTTGGCGATGGCGAACTGGGCATTTCGCTCGGCTATTCGCGCAACAGCTCGACCAATCCCGAACAGGAAGCTGCGATCAGCAATACGCTGAACTATTGCTCTAACGTGCCCGGTTCGGGCACCGGCGTGTTCGGGTCGGGCAATTGCAACACCGACCGTCCCGACACGGCCGGTACCGAAGATTACGTGATCGCGCAGAACGGCTATTCCTATCGCCAGAACATCACCGAGGATGAACGCGATTCGTTTTTCGCGGCCCTGCAGATGCAGCCGGGGCCGGGCGTCGACATCAATCTCGACTTCCAATATTCGAAGCGGGATTTCCGTGAAAAGCGCCACGACCTCAACTTTTCCGAGGGACGCCGTATTGACGGCGTGGGGGATGCATTCGGCCTCGATTACGATCTGATCACTGGTCCCTATGGCGAACTGTACCAGTTCACCGGCGAGACCAGCATCGAATCGAACAGTGAATATTTCGAACGTCGCGAGGATTACTACGGCGGCGGCCTGAACTTCGAGGTAGAGGCGACCGACCGGCTGACCTTCTCGGGCGATGTTTCCTATTCGGAAACGAAGCGTATCGAAGAGGCGACGCAGGTGCGCATGCGTATCCGCGACGGCGAGGATATCTTCGGCAATGAAGACCAATACCCGCTGGCCTATCAAAGCAATGGCAGCAGCACCGACGACCGTGTGGAAACTGCCTATCTGATCGCGCAGAACGGATCGCAGATCCCCAATTTCGTGGTGCTGGGTTTCGACCCCGACAATTACGATCTGTACCGCGACAATGCGCGCGTTCGCTACGATCTGGAATCCGACCGTTTCAACTCGATATTCTCATGGCGGGGCGATCTGAATTACGAATTCGACGGCTTCCTGAAATCGGTTCAGGGCGGCGTGCGTTTTCAGGAACTGAAATACAGCGACGTTCCCGGTGCTTCGACCGGCACCAGCCGGATCGAGAACGTGTATAGCAACGAGGCGCTGGCAATCGCCAATCAGGCATGCCGCACCGCCTTTCCCGAAAGCGGTTTCCTGAGCTCTGTCTCGGGCGGCAATCCGCTGGTCACGATCGTCGACGAGAACGGCAATGTAACCGGCAGCACCAATACGTTCGCGACATGGGATGCATTGTGCCTTGCCCAGACGCTGGAGGCGAACGACCCCAGCGGTCTGATCGAGTTCGACGAGAATGCCGTGCCGATCTATCCCGACGGATCGTTCGATTCCATCCAGAACAGCGATGTCCGCGAAAAGACCAAGGCCGTCTATCTGCAGGCCAATTTCGACGGTGATCTGGGCGGTTTGCCCGTCTTGGGCAATTTCGGCGTTCGCGTGGTCGAAACTACGGTCAGCTCCAAGGGTTTCCGCGGCGCACTGACCGCCGAATTCGACGATGTGACCGGCGAATTGCTGTCGATCAGTGAAGACCAAAGCACTCTGAGCGAGGTAAAGGCCAGCAACAGCTATACCGAATTCCTGCCCAGCTTTAACCTGACGGCCGAATTCCAGCCCGACCTGCTGGGCCGTTTCGCGGTCTATCGCGCGATGTCGCGCCCCGATCCGTCGTCCATGTCCTATGGCCGCACGTTCAACGCGCTGGCCGAAGGCGATACGCCGATCTATTCGATCGAGGATGCGATCGGCACGGCCAATGCCACCGGCAATCCGTTCAGCGATCCGCTGATGTCATGGAACGCCGATGTCGCGGTGGAATGGTATCCGGATGCGGATTCGATCCTGGCCGTGGGCGCCTATTACAAGAGCTTCAACGGCGGGTTTGAAACCGTTGGCCGGTACGAAACCTTCACCGTCGACGGGCAGGATCTGCAAACGCTGGTCACCACGACCAACACCACCGACGATACCAGCACGATCTGGGGTTTCGAAGTGACGGCGGCCCACCGTCTGGCCTGGCTGCCGCAGCCGCTCGACGGGCTTGGCTTCAAACTCAGCTATAACTTCGCGGATTCGAATTTCGAATTCGAGGACGATACGCTGGGCGCGATTACGACGGTCAATCCCGATGGCACGACTACGGTTAGCGAGGGGCTGATCCCGCCTGCCAATATCTTCGGCCTGTCCAAGCACGTATTGTCGGCACAGGCGTTCTATGAAATCGGCAATCTGGAGCTGCAGGGCGTGTACAAGTATCGCAGCAGCTATTTTCAGCAGTTCGTCTCTACCCCCGGGCGCGTCCGCTATGTCGATGACACCGGCGTGTTCGAGGCGCGAATTTCATACAAGCTGACCGACAATATCAGGTTGAGCGCGGAAGGGCTAAACCTCTTCAACGAACCGCGAACCGATTATCGCGGCACGACAAACAATATTAGTCAGGTCCTTTCCTATGGCCCCCGCTATTACTTCGGGGTCCGGGCAAGGTTCTGA
- a CDS encoding DUF2794 domain-containing protein has protein sequence MNNVVPIHGGSPPRGGVQQIGFDRLELNRILDLYGRMVAAGQWRDYAIDFGKDAASFSAFRRAAERPQVRIEKCPALRSRQGMWTLFGEAGQVLKRGHELAGVLSLIERRLLKVVDD, from the coding sequence GTGAATAATGTCGTTCCGATCCATGGCGGATCGCCGCCGCGCGGCGGGGTGCAGCAGATCGGTTTCGACCGGCTCGAACTCAACCGCATCCTCGACCTTTACGGCCGCATGGTCGCCGCCGGACAATGGCGCGACTATGCGATAGATTTCGGCAAGGACGCGGCCAGCTTTTCCGCGTTCCGCCGCGCCGCCGAACGCCCGCAGGTCCGGATCGAGAAATGCCCCGCACTGCGCAGCCGCCAGGGCATGTGGACCCTGTTCGGCGAAGCGGGCCAGGTGCTAAAACGCGGGCACGAGCTGGCTGGCGTGCTGTCGCTGATCGAACGACGCTTGCTGAAGGTCGTGGACGACTAG
- the glmU gene encoding bifunctional UDP-N-acetylglucosamine diphosphorylase/glucosamine-1-phosphate N-acetyltransferase GlmU: MAVTEPRELAVIILAAGKGTRMKSALHKVLHPIAGRPMIDHLLASAAALNPARTIVVTGDLREQVERALAGKADFAVQDRQLGTGHAVLQAREKLNGFTGDVLILYGDVPFLRSTTMAEMQQRLHAGDAPPAVVLGFRPDDARSYGRIIADDNGRIVKMVEHKDATDQERACNLCNSGVMAVRGEALFALLDRVGNDNAQGEYYLPDIVNLSTADGQACAVVETADPSEVAGINSRIELADAESQWQQFRRAEAMAAGVTLRAPETVFFSWDTALGVDVVVEPNVVFGPGVTVAANATIRAFSHLEGAQVGEGCEVGPYARLRPGAVMEPAAKIGNFVEVKNSTIGEGAKANHLTYLGDATVGAGANIGAGTITCNYDGYFKHRTVIGDRAFIGSNSALIAPLKIGADAIVAAGSAVTRDVGDGELRLVRGEQLVKPGWADRFHDAMKKKKETK, from the coding sequence ATTGCCGTGACCGAACCAAGAGAGCTTGCCGTCATTATCCTCGCCGCGGGCAAGGGCACGCGCATGAAAAGCGCGCTGCACAAGGTGCTGCACCCTATCGCCGGCAGGCCGATGATCGACCATCTGCTGGCCAGTGCCGCCGCGCTGAACCCCGCGCGTACCATCGTCGTCACTGGCGATCTGCGCGAACAGGTGGAGCGCGCGCTGGCAGGCAAGGCCGATTTCGCGGTGCAGGACCGGCAATTGGGAACCGGCCACGCGGTGCTGCAAGCGCGCGAGAAGCTGAACGGTTTTACCGGCGATGTGTTGATCCTGTATGGCGATGTGCCCTTTTTGCGCAGCACGACCATGGCTGAAATGCAGCAGAGGTTGCACGCCGGCGATGCGCCGCCCGCCGTGGTGCTGGGCTTCCGCCCCGACGATGCACGCAGCTATGGCCGGATCATTGCCGACGATAACGGCCGGATCGTGAAAATGGTCGAGCATAAGGATGCTACCGATCAGGAGCGCGCCTGCAACCTGTGCAATTCGGGCGTGATGGCCGTGCGGGGCGAGGCGTTGTTCGCCCTGCTGGACCGTGTGGGCAACGATAATGCGCAGGGCGAATATTACCTGCCCGATATCGTGAACCTCTCCACTGCCGACGGGCAGGCCTGTGCCGTGGTCGAAACCGCCGATCCGTCCGAAGTGGCCGGTATTAACAGCCGCATCGAACTGGCCGACGCGGAAAGCCAGTGGCAGCAATTCCGCCGTGCCGAAGCCATGGCCGCGGGCGTCACGCTGCGCGCACCCGAAACCGTGTTCTTCAGCTGGGATACGGCGCTGGGCGTGGATGTGGTGGTCGAACCGAACGTGGTTTTCGGCCCGGGCGTGACAGTCGCCGCCAATGCCACGATCCGCGCGTTCAGCCATCTGGAAGGGGCCCAGGTGGGCGAGGGGTGCGAAGTCGGCCCCTATGCCCGACTGCGCCCTGGCGCAGTGATGGAACCGGCGGCGAAGATCGGCAATTTCGTCGAGGTGAAGAACAGTACCATCGGCGAAGGGGCGAAAGCCAATCACCTTACCTATCTGGGCGATGCCACGGTGGGTGCAGGCGCAAATATCGGGGCGGGCACGATTACCTGCAATTACGACGGCTATTTCAAACACCGCACGGTCATTGGCGACCGGGCGTTTATCGGATCGAATTCGGCCCTGATCGCGCCGTTGAAGATCGGGGCCGATGCCATCGTCGCGGCGGGCAGCGCGGTGACCCGCGACGTGGGCGACGGCGAATTGCGGCTGGTGCGCGGCGAGCAACTGGTCAAGCCAGGCTGGGCGGACCGGTTTCACGACGCGATGAAAAAGAAGAAGGAAACGAAATGA
- the glmS gene encoding glutamine--fructose-6-phosphate transaminase (isomerizing) yields MCGIIGIVGAEPVADRLVDGLKRMEYRGYDSAGICTIHDGALIRRRAEGKLANLAREVAARPAAGDVGIAHTRWATHGAPTEANAHPHATHEVALVHNGIIENFKPLRDELLAQGRKFESETDSEVVVHLLSSRIEQGMSPQDAVREVLPMLRGAFALAIAFRSAPDMLIGARLGSPLVVGYGKGETYLGSDALALAPLTQDITYLEEGDWVVITRQGAQIFDADGQPVERPVTKSGASAVAIEKGNYRHFMQKEIFEQPTVVAQTLRSYIRQLERTVALPQIDFDITSIKRVTIVACGTSYYAGMVAKYWFETFARVPVDIDVASEFRYRDPVLEDGGLSLFISQSGETADTLAALRHCKQAGQTIAVVVNVPTSSMAREADLLLPTHAGPEIGVASTKAFTCQLAVLAALAAHFAVKKGRLSAAEEREIVDHLLEAPASLNDALAHDDDIAAMAHLIAPARDVLYLGRGPDFPLAMEGALKLKEISYIHAEGYASGEMKHGPIALIDDLVPVVVLAPSGPLFEKTVSNMQEVRARGGRIVLISDAEGIAEAGEGCLATIEMPRVHPLIAPLVYAVPVQLLAYHVAVAKGTDVDQPRNLAKSVTVE; encoded by the coding sequence ATGTGCGGGATTATCGGGATCGTCGGTGCAGAGCCTGTCGCGGACCGGCTGGTCGACGGGCTGAAACGGATGGAATATCGCGGTTATGACAGTGCGGGCATCTGCACCATACATGACGGCGCGCTGATCCGCCGCCGGGCAGAGGGCAAGCTGGCCAATCTGGCCCGCGAAGTGGCCGCACGCCCTGCCGCAGGCGATGTCGGCATCGCCCATACGCGCTGGGCCACCCATGGCGCTCCGACCGAGGCGAATGCCCATCCGCATGCCACCCACGAAGTAGCCCTGGTCCACAATGGCATCATCGAAAACTTCAAGCCGCTGCGCGACGAGCTGCTGGCGCAGGGGCGCAAGTTCGAAAGCGAAACCGACAGCGAGGTCGTGGTCCATCTGCTGTCGAGCCGGATCGAGCAGGGCATGTCGCCGCAGGACGCCGTGCGCGAAGTGCTGCCCATGCTGCGCGGTGCATTCGCGCTGGCCATCGCATTCCGTTCCGCGCCCGACATGCTGATCGGCGCGCGTCTGGGATCGCCGCTGGTGGTGGGGTACGGAAAGGGCGAGACCTATCTGGGCAGCGATGCGCTGGCTCTGGCTCCGTTGACGCAGGACATCACCTATCTGGAAGAGGGCGACTGGGTCGTCATCACGCGGCAGGGCGCGCAGATTTTCGATGCGGATGGCCAGCCGGTCGAGCGGCCGGTCACCAAATCGGGCGCCAGCGCCGTTGCGATCGAGAAGGGCAATTACCGCCACTTCATGCAGAAGGAAATCTTTGAGCAGCCGACCGTGGTGGCGCAAACGCTGCGCAGCTATATCCGGCAGCTGGAACGCACCGTCGCCCTGCCGCAGATCGATTTCGATATCACCAGCATCAAGCGTGTAACCATCGTTGCCTGCGGTACCAGTTACTATGCGGGGATGGTCGCGAAATACTGGTTCGAAACTTTCGCCCGCGTGCCCGTCGATATCGATGTGGCTTCCGAATTCCGTTACCGCGATCCAGTGCTGGAGGATGGCGGGCTGTCGCTGTTCATCTCGCAAAGCGGTGAGACAGCGGACACGCTGGCCGCGCTGCGCCATTGCAAGCAGGCGGGGCAGACCATCGCGGTCGTCGTCAACGTGCCGACCAGTTCCATGGCGCGCGAGGCGGATTTGCTGCTGCCCACCCATGCGGGGCCGGAAATCGGTGTGGCATCGACCAAGGCCTTCACTTGCCAGCTTGCCGTGCTGGCGGCGCTGGCGGCGCATTTCGCGGTCAAGAAGGGCCGACTGAGCGCGGCGGAAGAGCGCGAGATCGTCGACCATCTGTTGGAGGCGCCCGCCAGCCTGAACGATGCGCTGGCCCATGACGACGATATTGCCGCCATGGCGCATCTGATCGCGCCTGCGCGGGATGTGCTTTATCTGGGTCGCGGTCCGGATTTTCCGCTGGCGATGGAAGGCGCGCTGAAGCTGAAGGAAATCAGCTATATCCACGCCGAAGGCTATGCCAGCGGCGAGATGAAGCACGGGCCGATCGCGCTGATCGACGATCTGGTGCCGGTGGTGGTGCTGGCACCGTCGGGCCCGCTGTTCGAAAAAACCGTCTCCAACATGCAGGAAGTGCGCGCACGCGGCGGCAGGATCGTGCTGATCAGCGATGCGGAGGGGATCGCAGAGGCCGGTGAAGGCTGCCTTGCCACCATCGAAATGCCGCGGGTCCACCCGCTGATCGCGCCGCTGGTCTATGCCGTTCCGGTGCAATTGCTGGCCTATCACGTTGCCGTGGCCAAGGGGACCGACGTGGATCAACCGCGGAATCTGGCCAAATCGGTAACGGTCGAGTGA
- a CDS encoding HAD-IA family hydrolase, giving the protein MRAQAMSEPDHSPIRFDVIGFDLDGTLLDTAPDIAHALNHALMLAGRPALPLEEIRPMIGGGAKKLLAKALGDGKRVPARELEPLYERLLTHYRANIAVETRAFDGMERALDALAARGIKLGVATNKLEALAVDLLDQIGLKNRFSAIVGGDTLGTDRAKPLPDMLNHLAHLCGGKSMAFVGDSAFDVKAAQAAGMPAIAVSFGYPGMPVDALGADRIIDHYDELVPALAAL; this is encoded by the coding sequence ATGCGCGCACAGGCAATGTCCGAACCCGACCATTCCCCGATCCGCTTCGACGTCATCGGTTTCGATCTCGATGGCACCTTGCTCGATACCGCTCCCGATATCGCACATGCCCTGAACCACGCCTTGATGCTGGCGGGGCGACCCGCACTTCCGCTGGAAGAGATACGCCCTATGATCGGCGGCGGTGCCAAAAAGCTGCTGGCGAAAGCATTGGGCGATGGAAAGCGCGTGCCCGCCAGAGAGCTGGAACCGCTATATGAACGGTTGCTGACGCATTATCGCGCGAATATCGCGGTGGAAACGCGCGCCTTTGACGGGATGGAGCGCGCATTGGACGCTTTGGCGGCCCGCGGGATCAAGTTGGGCGTTGCGACTAACAAGCTCGAAGCGCTTGCCGTGGATCTTCTGGATCAGATCGGGCTGAAGAACCGCTTTTCCGCCATTGTCGGCGGCGATACGCTGGGAACCGACCGGGCCAAGCCTTTGCCCGACATGCTGAATCATCTGGCCCACCTGTGCGGCGGCAAATCCATGGCCTTCGTCGGCGATTCCGCGTTCGACGTCAAAGCGGCGCAAGCGGCAGGCATGCCCGCCATCGCGGTCAGCTTCGGCTATCCCGGCATGCCAGTGGATGCGCTGGGGGCCGACCGGATCATCGACCATTATGACGAGCTGGTGCCCGCGCTTGCGGCGCTTTAA